The bacterium genome contains the following window.
CCTCTTTAGAGGCAAGTAAACAGGCCGGACAATTAGCTGGAGAAGCTATTGGACAAATAACCGAGGCCATCTCACCTACTTTACCTTTAAGTGTAGTTAGCCCTCCGCGCCAACTCAAACAACTCTTTCCTGGGGAAAGGATCGTTATAGATTTAAAATCAATCTTAGAAAGGAAAGAGAGTAAAAAGGATATCATCCTTAAAGATGGTGATGCCATTATTATTCCGAGCCGACCTTATCTTGTTTCTGTAATCGGGGCAGTGGTTAAGGCCTCTAATATAAGCTATAAAGAAAATATGAACCTCCACTATTATCTTAGACAGACCGGGGGAGCTACCGAAGATGCCGATCTAAAAAAAATTATGATTACCCGGGCTAATGGGACTATCTTATCTACCAACTATAAAAAAAATTCTCTTATTGAAGAAGGAGATATTATTTATCTTCCAACCAAAGTAATGGTTACTGAGATCGTAGATCGCTTGGACAAGATAATTTCTGCCGTAAAATTTGTGACGGTAACTGTTGCTACCATGGTAGTTACGGCATTTTTAATTCGGGAATTAAAAAAATAAGGAAAAATAAAAAGTTAAAAGTAAAAACTGTTGAAACTGGACATTGGGCCTGAAGGAGATGTAAAATGAAGTTGTTGAGGATTTTTCTAAGGGTGATTTTTCTTGGGGTAGTGTTCCTTACTACTCAGGGAGAGGTCGCAGAGACGGCTGATATCAAAGTGAATGTTACTCTTCAGACCATCTCTGTCTCGGTTACCTCCAACGGGACTTGGAATATGGGGATGGTCGGGGTTGGGTCTACAACCACCATGGCCAATAACCAGAAGATTACTATTTTAAATGATGGTAATGGTTCCCAGACCTATACCCTCCAGGTGACAAATACCGGTGGAATCTGGACTGCCTCTTCGACAGAAAGCAATGGTCAAGACAAATTTGTCTTAAGTGGGGTATTCTCAGCCACGGCTGATACGGGGGTAGTAGGGGCAAACTTCAACACCGGCACGAATGATGATGTGATTAAATCTACAGATCCGAAGACGGCTACTACTGAAACCTATGCCACCGGGGCCATTGCTACGGCCAATGGTGTTTCAGTTTCTGCTGGTGAAGCCAGGGCACTCTGGCTCCAGTTTAAAGCGCCCTCATCGTCCACGGTCAATACCCAACAGACTATAGCCGTAACCATAGGAGTAATTGGTGGATAGGGATGAATCCCGTTAGAAAACTCGGGATAGCCCTGTTAGAAAAGTTTTCTAACCGGGTGAATCTATCCCTCTGGATATTAATGATCGCAATGGTAATCTCCTTGGGTGTGAAAGAGTCTCTGGCTAAAGGTCTTGGGGTCTCACCGGGCAACCTGCTTATTCAAGGGATATCAGTAGGAAAGTCCTATGAATTAGCCGTTCCCCTCACTATTCAGAATAGGAGTGAGGAGCCTCTGGTTTATCACCTTTTGATCTGTAAACCTTCTCGGATTGGGGCCAGGTGGCCTGAGGGTTACTTGGAAATACCGGAAGAAAGCTTTCTTCATCTTGAACCAGCCAAATTAATGGTTCCGGCAAATGATCTAGCCCAGGCAAAGATCTGTCTTGCTATCCCCAAGGAAGAGAGGTATTGTAACCAACACTGGGTGGCTTTAATTGAAGTAAAGGGTGAACACAAGAAGGGTGAGGGAGTTGTTTTAGCTGCCTATCCTTTCCTCTTCCTTGAGACAGAACCAAGGACTGATCTAACTCAAAGACCAGACGGCTCAACCGGCCTTAAGCCAAGTCAAATCTCCTTAGAAGATATTTTCTCAGAGGATACCAGAGGGGCTGCCGAAGTAGAGATCTACAACAACGATGATTCAGCCAATACTTATAAGATTACGTCTACTTCTCTCTCTACTAAAATAGGAGAAGGGATTTGTCTTTCGGATTCATATGAGCCCTTACCTAATCCAGCCTGGATTATCCCTGAAAGGGAAGAGATCAGGATAGAGGGAGGGAGAAATGCTATCATTTTTTTAAGGCTTGATATCCCAGCCAAACCAGAGTTTTATGGTAAAAGGTGGGAAGGGATAGTCTTGGTCAAGCCCAAAGAAGGGCGGGCAGTCTTTGTTAGGGTTAAACTAAGAACAGTAAAAAAATGAAGTGGTGGTTTTTGGGCTTGAGAAGAAAGGTAAGGATGACCTCTCTGGTGGTATTTTTCCTGGCCCTATCTTTAAGTAAAGTTGCAGCTTCTCCAACCGCTACCTTTGCCATTATTGTTACGACTGTTGAAAACACCTCTCCCAAGGCAAATATTATTAGACCAAAGAATGGGGCTAAAGTTTCTGGGAAGACAGTCATTATTGAGGCAACAAGTCTTGATTCAGACATTGCCAGCATAAAATACCAATATAGACAAAAAAACCGAAAGTTATGGACAGATATTATTAGTAGCACCAATCCAACGTCCATGTTTTCTCTAACCTGGGATACTACCAATCTACCAAGTGGTAGCTATGATTTAAGGGCAGTTGCCAGGGACAACGCCAATAACGAAGACGAGGAGCCTCTTACCATTACCCTGATCATTGAGCATAATAACTTTGATTATGCTGAAGATGAGGTAGAAAAGGATAAAGACAATCTGATCGAGGGTGGGAATGGAACTAAGATAAAGATACCTGACGGTGCTCTAAATAGTAAGACGATTATTAGAGTCTCAAGACCAGACTGGCATAGCCTTCCTTCCTTAAGGGAGAACCCTACGGGGCTATATCTTGAGGTTACCCTCGAGAGCAAACAGAACTTATTAAATAAACCAGCTACCATTTCCCTACCTTACCAAGATAAGGACAGCAATGGCTTAGTCGATGGAACGAGGATTCTGGAGGCAAATCTAAAGCTATGCCGATGGGATGGAAATAACTGGGTTGAGCTTCCCACTACCATAGATCCAGTGAAGAATATGGCTACGGCTATTACTAATCATTTTACCATTTTTGGTCTCTTTGGTGGTTTAGATACCATTTTTGGAAAAGCAACAGGTACGGATGGTGTTGGCTTAAAGGGTGTTAAGATAGAGGTATTAAAGGGAGGGGGTGTTGAGAAGTCAATCCTGACAGAGGCTAACGGTAACTATTTAATTTCTGGTCTGACAGGGATATACGGAGTAAGAGCTTACCAGGAAGACTTTGTCACCCAGATCAAGGATAATATTACCCCAGGAACAGAGGTAAACTTTATTCTCATCCCTTCAAGATTCAAGACTTATATTTATCCCAATCCATTTAAGGTGAATAAAGAGGATCTCTGCACCATTAAATTTCATTTACCTCAAGCCGAAAAGGTGGCCATCAAAATTTATGACCTTACGGGGAGCTTAATCCGAGAGTTAATCGATGAGAACTATGCTCCTGGGACCTATCAGGTAAGGTGGGATGGCAAGAATGACCATGGAGACAAGGTGGCCAGCGGAGTCTATCTTTACCTGATCAAGGTG
Protein-coding sequences here:
- a CDS encoding T9SS type A sorting domain-containing protein, which codes for MRRKVRMTSLVVFFLALSLSKVAASPTATFAIIVTTVENTSPKANIIRPKNGAKVSGKTVIIEATSLDSDIASIKYQYRQKNRKLWTDIISSTNPTSMFSLTWDTTNLPSGSYDLRAVARDNANNEDEEPLTITLIIEHNNFDYAEDEVEKDKDNLIEGGNGTKIKIPDGALNSKTIIRVSRPDWHSLPSLRENPTGLYLEVTLESKQNLLNKPATISLPYQDKDSNGLVDGTRILEANLKLCRWDGNNWVELPTTIDPVKNMATAITNHFTIFGLFGGLDTIFGKATGTDGVGLKGVKIEVLKGGGVEKSILTEANGNYLISGLTGIYGVRAYQEDFVTQIKDNITPGTEVNFILIPSRFKTYIYPNPFKVNKEDLCTIKFHLPQAEKVAIKIYDLTGSLIRELIDENYAPGTYQVRWDGKNDHGDKVASGVYLYLIKVGSKAKVKKIAVIKYAQGVKMKNKVTPKLHPDFIRIIKVKAICPFFIKKNKSHCP